gtgagagagaggtgagagaggtgagagagaggtgagagagagaggagagaggagatagagaaaggagagagaaaaaggggagagagaggagagagaggagagagagagaaaggggggagagagagaaaggggggagagagagaaaaagggagagagagagaaaaaggggagagagaggtgagagagagagaggagagagagaggtgagagagaggagagagaggtgagagagaggtgagagagaggtagGAGAgagaggtaggagagagagagtagagagaggtagagagagagagaggtaggagagaaaggagggggagagagagagagagggagagagagagagagagagagaaggaggtagaagagagagaggagagagagagaggtagaagagaaaggagatagaagagagagaggagaggagaggagaggagaggagaggagaggagaggagaaagacaCAACATGCTTTATTTTATATCTTGGATTTTTCTTTTCAGTTTGGTTTTATTGTCATcaggcatatttttttgtttttgtaaaaagcCTTACAGTTCTgattttttacagatttttgttatgctctaaaggaaaaaaagcttgtttttttgttacttttaaaaGCCTTAACAATGATTTTTTAATttgatatattttaatatttagatTTTGCGTCCACTAAATGCACTGTATTTTTTTCAGAAAGGCAGAatcatttgtggtaaaaaaaatggtatttctgTTGAATTGGTTTTCGGTAGTTATTGGCATAATACTGTCATTGTTTACTGTTCCTATTGTCTGCCTGGGAGGGTTCACCTGTACTATTGTTCATTGTATGTTTACTGTTTGTAGTCTATCCCATCACCATTGTCCACCATATCTCCTGTCTATTGTCTATTGGGTGTAGACTCTGATTATTCAGGGCAGATACCATTGTTATTATAAAGTTTGTGTCTGAAATCCTGTGTACAGAATATTCCAGTACATGGATCACAATCAggccgattcagcagggaccgcctgagttttcaatccatgtaagggcaggctgattgtacctaagtcgatctatacccaagttgatctattgattgtcttgggtagaaccagcctgttggatttttctacATATAATTACTGCCTTTATATGAATAAGGTATCAttattatatttatacagtatttatatagcgccaacagtttacatagtgcTTTACATTAACAGGGAGACAATAcgattacaatacaataaaatacaagaggattacgaggcccagaagagcttacaatctaatatggtggggcaggtggtacaaaaggttgttactgtggggaatgagctgatggaagtggtaaaagattagttggaggaatGATATGCTTCCCTAAggagataagttttcagggattgcctgcaGGAGTAGGAGACGGCCAGACAGATTGGAGGAGGAGactagagagcttgagagtaggaggtcttgagaagagcggagagggcgatttgggtgatatttggagacaagattggtgatgtagctcggggcagagttgtgaatggctttgtatgttgtagttagtattttgaatttaatttgggtgattgggagccagcgAAGGGATTGacggagagggttggcagacactgagtggttggtaaggtggataagtctgccagcagcattcatgacagactgaagggtggatagcctatggagaggtaggccaatgagaatggagttgcattagtcaaggcgagagataacaagggagtaggGATCGGCCGAACACCTCcccgttcagttcgcagcagaacatctcaaacaggcaaaaagttcaagcgaacatgcaaactctattaaagtctatgggacacgaacatgaaaaataaaaagtcctaattttaaaggctaatatgcaagttattgccacacaaagtgtatggagacccgggtactgccctgggggacatgtatcaatgcaagaaaaagtttttaaaacaattgttttttttaaggagcagtgattttaaagatgcctaaagtgaaagaataaaaatgaaaaattcctttaaataccatgcctggagggtccccttagtctgcctgtaaaatggcacatctgtTCAATGTAAAGAACATGCCGCAgcaaccctgagctgtggttgtcggggtctgtggacaGTGGCCTTAttggatcccgccccccccatgtgaatgggtatcgggtacatcataccatTACCCattctccaaaaaagtgtcaaaaaacaaaaaccacaagacagagtttttgacaaatcctttattaacaaataaaaataaaaaaaatgtccctcaatGTAATCCATCGTCAATCAGGACACCTGAcacacctgaaaaatagaaaaaaaaaacccactccaCCTCCTGGGATGCCTCCCAGCCAACTGCCCGCTGtgcactttgacagttcttatataagcaGGGGGTGGGGTGAACAGGCTATGTCACCCGGTGGTACCGCCCCTTTTGACATCACGTGATGtccaaaaatattattattagtatacagttGTTATAATAATTGATTAACTATGTTGTCCAATTTTCCAATTGTTGCACCTATAGAAAAATTactatcattatacaggatttatatagcgccaacagtttgcacagctctttacaatTCTGTCCTTCtttattattatatgtattattgttattatattaaaaCTATATTTAAAGATTTTGCTTAGACATATGTCCAGAATTAATGTCaagaacaaaaaacaggaaaaaatgaaaaaaaaacccacgccCCTAGAGCCCCCTGCCCCCCGTGTTGGCcttggacttcaggctgaagcccctggtctttttgccacctagcaacgcccctgaacaGGGGTGagaatggagaaggaggaggaggaatgaaactggggagaaggaggaagaggagcagaagtGGCACTGAAAGGGGAGGACTAAGAATGGAGGAGGACTGAGAATAGAGGTGGTTGAGTgaaaatagaggaggaggaggagaagaactaagaataaaggaggaggaagagaattgAGAATGAATGAGGAGGTAGAATGAAGGATGAGGAGTacgaagggggggggaggagagttgTGGAGTTATCTCAGTCAGTGAGGCCTAACTTGAAGGCACATACTGGAGTATAAGAGATCAGACAAAACACCAAATATATGCTGAAAAAGTCTTATTAATTTATTACAGATTTGACATAagtatataaaagagaaaagaTGCAAGGTGTTCAGTCTTTGGTCATCTGTCAGATGTTTGTGACGATTGATAAGATGCTGGTGACAATAAGGTGGTGGCGACAATCGGTGGTGATGTTTGATAGCTTCTGGGTCTTTTGCTGGAATTTCTCGTTGTCTGGATATATTCTTCATTTCTACGTTGATGATGTAATGTCTGGAGACTTGGCACTGATGTTTGTTGCCCCGGGTTGTGACACTCGGAAGTAGTAAAAATAAGTAGAAAGAACAGAGGTTAGCTTCAGTAACTATCTTATAAAGTCACCAGTACAAAAAAATCACCAGTGATTATTGTAAAGTCATACAAAGATATACGGTATCAAGGTAGACAAGTAAATATCACCATTGTAAGGAACACCTTTCCATGACAaggaatgaggatggaggaggaatgagaaTGCAGATGGAGGAGTGagaaagaagatggagaaagatgAGCAATTTGACTAGAAATGAATGAGGAGGAGAAGTATTGAGAATGGAGATGAAAGATGTAACAATGGAGATGTGAGAATGGCGATGGAAGAGTGAGAATGAACATGGGGAGGGAGAAGGATTTAGAACAGAGATGAAGGAGGTGGATAAGTATGGAGAAGGAAGAGCAAGAATGGAGATGGAAGAGTGAGAATGAAGATGGGGAGGAGGAGGAATTACAATAgagatgaaggaggaggaggaggaggaggaggaaagtatcGAGAATGGAGATGGAAGAGTGGGAATGGAGATGGAAGAGTGGGAATGGAGATGGAAGAGTGGGAATGGAGAAGAGGAGTAGTGAGAAAGGAGATAAAGGATGAGGAGTGAAAATGAAGATGGAGATGTAGGAGGAGATAGAATAGAGATGGAGGAGGATAAATATTGAGAATGGAAATGATGGAAGAGGATACTATTTTTGGGGACCTTTGGAGGGGGGTCTGCCATCTTTTTTGTTAAATAGCAAAGGAAATGGCAATGTAACACAGTTTTCCTTTTGTGAATATTAGTCCAATGGATTTTTTTGAATTTGTGAATGTTACTCAAGACAGGCCCCCatgctgtttgttttttctttgtttttttttttttgaacccttTGCCCGTTAGCCCAGAAAATGACCATGTTTGGTAATAAAAATAAATGacccaaacaaaacaaaataaatctaaAAACTCCCACTCAAAACACTAAGACAAAACCTAAACTTTTTTTGGCttaatttaaaagaaaacaaactaGCTACTATTAGCTACAAAATGTTAAGTAACATCACAAAATTAAAAAAGCATTCCTAAAATGAACTATTGGGTCTTTTTATATTGCAGTGAATACAAGGGGCTTACACTCCACTCTCCAAAGCCACAGATACTGCAATTTACTATAAAAGCATCAATAGAAAACTGTATACAGCATACAATATTCTAATACATATAACACTGAATACAGTTTAAAGCACCATACTGAAAGCACACAACACTAACCCGTCTTtccctttaaagtagttgtaaacccactaaaaaacataaaacaaaaacctgcaagacaaagacataatgagctagtatgcatagcatacaagctcattatgaaatactcaccttagatggaAGCCCTGGAAgcggtcccagtacacagctccggcCGGTGACATCGCTCcaggagttatttccgggtattgcGCGGGCTCTGGCGCTTTGATTGGCctaagccgcaatgacgtcactcccgcacatgcacgtgggagccgccagtaacggcacactagctgaagcaacggcacaaacGTGCCATTGTTTcaatgcacatgtgccgatgatgtcggcacatgctgatactggGGAtaactcctaaactgtgcaggtttaggagatatctagggtagctacaggtaagccttattctaggccttattataggcttacctgtagtacaaagtggattgtaagggtttacaatcactttaacaaatgtCAGTTGTCCTTCACTCACACTAAATTCACCAACACACTGACAAAAGGGTGCTGCAATGTCAGCCTTTACAGTGTGTGGGCTGAAATTAATCTGTGACCCAACATTGGCTGACATCTTGCACCTGACTAGAGGTCAAGTATATGACCTTAGCCAGCGTTAGCTAAAGAAATGCATTGGGGGACATTTTGGTGGGAGGAATTCCAGCCAAATATCCTTAAATTTCAGATCTTCTATAAAACAGCCAAACCGAGAATGTTCAATTTGAACTTATGCTCGGACCTAACGTTTGACTATACCCTACCTATCATATAGAGTTTTGcccacactatgattttttttttttttttcctgaaacatatCACTTCCAGGGCCATCTTACAGTTTTATGATGCTTTGATCCATAATTCCTAAAAAACAATACTGTAGATAAGCAATCACGTGAGCAAAAAATCAACAGTGTTCTACGATTTCTACGTTCTTACCCTCCAACTATGTCACTTTTACAAATCCCCAGCGTTCATTCGGCAATTTGGTCCCTTGATTACCAGGTGATCAAAATTTTTTATGAAATTTCCACCTCAGCTCCTATGGAAAGTGAAGTTGTCTCGTGATCAGGTAGAAGACACAAGGCGGCACTTGCTGTAGCTCTGGAATGTACATCATGTTCTCTGTAGGCCATATGTATTGCAGTGCTCCTTGTATAATTTTCTGTTTTCCATGGTACATGAAAATATATTAGAATGTCCATGGCTGAGCACCTCTCGGATGCATTGAGGGCCAAAAGGTCCCAGAACATTTTCCTGGCTTCAAGAGAGAATTTCATCCACTTTTCCGGTGCTAAGGTCAGATCCTTTCTGACTTGCCACCAAGCAAATTCTCTGTACATTGGATCATGAACCTCTGCTCCTAGCCAAGGAAAGTATCCAGTCATAGCGATGTAAACCATGACCCCAAAGGCCCAGATATCAATGCTCGGGTGTAGAAGCAATTGTTCTCCTGGTTTCAAGTTACACTGTTCCGGAGCTGTGTAGGGTATGAACCCGGACAAGGATGGTGCTTCAGTTCCCTGGAGCCTTGCCAGTCCAAAGTCTGCCACTTTGATAACATTACATTCAAAGTCCATTAGCAGGATATTGTCTGGCTTGATATCACAGTGGACCATCCCTCTGTTGTGCATGTATTGCAATGCACTGGCAATCTGAGGAACGCACTTCTTTACTGTCTCTTCATTTAAACCAACCTATAACAAGAACAAAACAGGACGAAATTAGTTACTAGACACCACCATGGCAAAATGTAATCAAATAAGAAGCCTATCTTATCCATCATACAGGGACATAGAATATTAGCTCAATACACTTGAAAGGatgcttaaaggaaacctgttggtATACAAATATGAGAATCACCATAGATGGTGCAAGATCCAGGACTATCTTTCTTAACCTTGCTTCACAGCTGAGAACATTACATATCTAAAATCAAGCCTATAAATCAAATGACACAATATCCGACCCAACTCACTGTAATGAGTGGGGAGTCTTGAGGGCAGAGATGATATCTTTTCTTAATGTAAAGATTATGTAAAGATTATTCATTTTTCATACAAACTTACATTTGGCTGTATTAAGGAATGAAGAGTTCCAGCTGTCGCCACCTCCTGGACAAACACATAGTCTCTGTTTGTATGAAAGGCAACTTCATGGGTTCTGATGATGTTGGGATGGCCGCTGAGGCTGATAGACATCCCATATTCAACCAGAAAGTTGTCCATTGGGACCTTCTGTTTGCTAAGCAGCTTCACAGCCACTAACTGACCTGtcaaacagagagagagaaaaaagagaattaGTAACATAAACCTATGCAGAAACTTGCTAAAAGCCTTTTAAAGTGTGCTAAATGCTTGATTAAATCTACAGCAGTGACTCATTAAGTTACATAATCATCACCCTAAAACTGGAAGTGAGGGATGCTTTAAGAACTTACTTTGAAAAGGTACTTGGAAGCAGCTTTAGGAACTTAAAAAAATGCTGCTTAAAGCAAGGTTAATGCTTTGTGATTGTTTCCTGTACACAATGCTCAGGATAATATTCAGAAGCTAAACAAATTGTGTGTACACGTGGCTTCAAAGTTGTCCTACTGATTGTCTGCAGATAAGCAATTCTATTGATTCTTGGATCTTGGATGTCagactctgcatttttttttccagaacaaaCATACAAGTCTCTTCTACCTGCTGGCAATTtagcattttttaaaagttttgttaCCCTAGTTCCATTAAATTAATATGATTCAAAAGCACGACTAATACTAAGAAATTAATGTCCTTACATGAATTAGGCTATAACATTTACCTGAACCCCGATGTTTGGCCAGGAGGACCTTTCCATATGACCCCGACCCAAGTTCTTGGATGGGGTCAAAGTGCTCTGAAACCTCCATCATCTTCAGATTTTCGGACGTCTTGGTGATGAGTTGGATGACATGTCTTGCGGTGTTCTTGGTAACTTCATGGATGTTAGAAGCCATTCTAGAATCACAACAACAAAAAAGCATTAAATATCCCTCTGAATATTGCCCAGCATCTAGGGTCAGTATTTTATAACCATATGGGTCCCAGTTGGGGAGATGACATATTCTGTGTGGTTACCAATGAAGTCTCACCAACATGGACACATGACAATTAAAAGCAGACAGAGATTTTAAGATTTATGTTTTAAGGGAGTCCAATAGAGTTTTAGGAAAAATAATGATATTAGTATTTATATAAGACGGGGAGGAAAGATATATAGGCATGTATAGAAATACATAGGAATAGACTTTATACATGGTTATGTTTAAGAAAGAGGAAATATTGATACTGAAGGATTTTTGTATTCTCCCATTTTATCTTTTACTTCTCTTTCtgtttttgcatctttttttctttgttaaatgAGAATTTAATAAAAGTTAAGCTGACAGAGATTACTAACCAAGAAATGGGGTTTGGCTGAAGCTGATCTCTAAACTACAAGACTTGTAGAGATCGGCTGGTTAGAATGACCAACATTCTAGTCACAATTAGAGGTGTGAATGTCACTGGTATTGTAACAATAAGGCATAAGAGAAATTAGACCACTTTtgaataaattaaaaacaaattggaATGGTGGAATTTGGAACCCAAAgtactattaaaaaaatatatactaaaaaaaATTGGATTGTGCTTTCACACCCAACTGATGGATCATGGAATTATCAGACAATCTAAGATTTCACATTTTAATTTTACTTCATAGATATATGAAGACAGATCATCTCCATGTATCAGGTtggttgtatttaaaaaaataagcatTGCAACATATTGTGGATTTCCAATCTGTATATGGATCTATACTGACCATAAATggcaagtgaaataataaaaatcaatatagatttaaagaaacaaaaaaaggtatTCAGTTTTGGACCACAGTCCATGGACTTTATTGGCACACAACACTCATAGAAGTAAAAGTAAAAATTTTGTTTTTGCAAAGtcataaaatcaattaaaaaaatatcaaGTAGCATATTTGCAGCTATGTGTCAATAGGTGGTGGTGGCCCCTGAACATCTACACCAAGAACCATACAATACACTAACAGCCAGTGTTGTAAAATAGCCATAGATGGATCTCTACTCTGACCATACATGGCAAGTGAAATAAGAAAAATCTATTCAAATTTAAAGAAcattaaatagtttttttatttatctcaATGCTAAGTTATCTGTAGACTGCAGGCTCAAAAAGAAAAATCCTATAATTTTAGAGGGAATAACTATACTGCTCTAAATGACAAACCTTAGAAAATGAAGGTGCAGATGGTTTCCCACTCGGTCTTCACTAATGGAATCTTTGTAGACTTCCCAACTTGTCAATTTTTCTTGGAATAGTTGCAATATGAAGTAGTCAATGgaaaaataaactcacttttgCTTCAAGTAATAGTAAGATAAGTGGAAGTAAGGCTGGATATATGTGGGGTTTATATGGGAGGAGAGAGTGGCTTTTGCTAATTGATGGGAGATTCTGATTGGCCGGCACACAGGAGCTGCTCATTACCATAAGACTGGAGAGTTTGGAAAGAGATCGAGAAGGGTGGGGCAGGTAGGTCCATATCAATGGGGTTTGTGTATTCTGTTTTGTTGTGTGGAGGGTTGAAACCTCAGCCTGAAACCAAGTAATCTTACTGATTGTTATAATTATTATGTAATGAACATTTTTATCAACCGCTATATTCCAAACATTCTGAAGTAAAATACATTGGCACACTTTAGCCATGTAAAGtttgttttaattgtttatttatttatttttttattttaaacatttttacaaaaaataaacctCTAATAACAAAAACCACtaagaaaagaaaggggaaaaaaacaaacaaacatgcaaacctaGGCCAAGTTACCATACTAAATAGTAACAACATCCACATAATTCATACATTATCATCTAGGTTTCAAAAATATTCAAAATTGTTCtattatttttcaaaatatttgaaaACATTCAAAAATATTCAAAGATATTTAGAAATAGTCATAGTCAGAAATACTCCAGAACAGCCAtaggggaatggaggagctcagccatgGGGGATGGAGGAACTTAGCTATAAGGGGGTGGAGAGGATCAGCTATGGGGGATGCAGGAGTTCAGCCATGGGAGATAGAGGAACTCAGCTATGGGACATAGAGGAGTACAGCTATGGGACATAGAGGAGtacagctatgggggatggaggagatcagctatgagaaTTGATGGCATAGATTACAGTCAGGGTCGTCTTTAATGTGgttattaaacatttgggcaatttttttttgcccccccaaTGCAATCTTGCTCTTCAACCCAACATctaaaaaaaacagacacacacagaaTTATCTAAAAAAATACACAGCAGTCCCACGGTGACCTCAGTTCCCTTTCATGTCACAGCACTCCATTACATTACAGACatttccacattatagtgcccctttacacatcacagcgcccccattactttagagtccccttcatgtcatcgttcccctttacacatcacagcaccccaattacattgaagccattgtcacatcacacattcacatgtatgtgttttgacGGCCCACATTTGGGCAGGCACAGCagactattcatttgaatgggctgccatgcctgtgtttcctgcagaaaaaaaggttCATGCAGCATTTTAcaaatgcagtggccttgaaatccattctgcttttgcacaaTGCAACTTACCTGCAGTTCCCGCACACACAAACGCACTGTGTTTTTAAAAGagtggcctaaacatctaaaaaatgCAGGAAGTTTgccggtgcaggaactgcaggtaagtcacatggtgcaaaagcagaatggacagacagtgctgtatttcactgcttggtgggcataggtgtgtgcagcctattacatgatgcatgcacatttttttgcaggaaacgcaggcatggcagcccattcaaatgaataggctgctgtgcctgcgcaaatgtgggccaccaaaacacatacatgtgaaccagacAGGCCCAAAATAAGCCCCTCAAGCAGTTAAATACACTAGTGCTATCTAGGTGCTGTAATGCGGTGTgctctgtaataaaaaatacagccacaACCTCACTCAGCCCCACTTTTTGAAAAAAgatcatcagttgcagccactgtgctgctAAAACGCCACTGTCCCCACTTCTGTTTCATTTTATTTCAAGAATACATGAAGAAAGAACACCTCAATGTATGCATGGGGGTGGTTATATGCTAAAAAAAGATCCTGAATATTCAATTAATATACGGAtctctaaaaaaataaattaaaaaaacacattcaatCCCACTTGTAGGGCAGTAACAGGCaagtgaaataaagaaaaataatttaaattaagGGAACATTAAAACCTTTAAAAATCGCGCTGCCCTTAGAAATTATTAGATAGTGAGTATGACATCTATATATAAACCTACGTGATAAGtgttacatgtgtatatatgaaccAAGACCAATAGATAACAAACAGGGAAATGAATATACCATGCCGGTAatattaaacaataataaaaatgacatttaacgTGTACAATGACAAATGACCAGTGATCGATAGACAATTCAATAGcagattattattttattattgtttaataTTACCGGCATGGTATATTCATTTCCCTGTTTGTCATCTATTGGTCTTggttcatatatacacatgtaacaCTTATCACGTAGGTTTATATATAGACGTCATACTCACTATCTAATAATGTTTAAGGGCAGcgcgatttttaattttttccttttgtGTGTGTATTGATGCTGTACATATTCATTGCTGCTCCCTAAGTGATGGTTGGGTGTTAATCATCTTGCCATCACCTTCCTAATTTAGTTTTTAGTTCTCATAGTgcggtttttatacatttttttcaacatTAAAACCTTTGTCTGGGGTGAAATTAGGAAAACACTTGGAAGTACAAAAAAGACAGAGAACTTTTGATGGTGAACATGCAATTGCTAATATACAATCTAACAGACAACTTAAGATGGAACTGTTTAATGTTATTTCAAGGGTACATGAAGAAAGAACATCTGAATATAATGTATGAGGCTGGTTGGATTCTAAAAACAAAATATTGCAAAAATAATGTGGATATTCAATCAATATATATGGATCTCTAATCAAAAGAAAATAATCTAATCCCACTTGTAGGGACACAACAGGCgaagtgaaaaaaaaggaaaataatttaaataatttacatttagggaacattaaaaacaaaaacgttttctttttaactttttgctaagaTTTCTGTATTGTTAGGTTGTTATTGTAACATATGGTGAAAGATGAAAAACTTTTGATTTTTGAATTGCATTTAACATGCAACTGCTAATCTACCATCTAACAGACATCCTAAGATGGAGCTGTTTAATTTTATTTCAAGGGGACATGAAGATATAAAATCTGAATATAATGCATGAGGCTGGTTGGGTTCTAAAATCAAAATATTGCAAAATAATGTGGATATTCAATCAATCAATCTATGGATCTCTGAACAAAAGAAAATAATCTAATCCCATATGTAGGACCACAACAGGcaagtgaaaaaaggaaaaaaaataatgtaaatcatTTTAATTCAgggaacaataaaaacaaaaagttttagattttttttctacttAACTTTCTGCTAAGACATCTGCATTGTTAGGTTGTCATTGTAAAATATGGTGAAAGTGAAAATTAAGAGAATAGGAAAAATACTTGCTATGTCCAAAAAAAGACAGAGAGGAATAGCAAAATTTACAGGAATGGCAAAAATTAGGACAACCTAAGATGAAACTGTTTAATTTACTTTTGATGGTACATGAAGAATGAACATCTGAATGTAAAGCATGAGgttgaaatatttttaaaataaaatattgtaaaataatggGGATATTCAATCAATATATCCATCTCTAAAATAAAAGGCCCTTTAGAATATTAAAAAAGTTTTTACTATTACATTTCCTGCTAAATACATCTCCTCAATCAGAGAAAAATCCCAGCTTTTTAAAGCATAAAACTATCAGGTCTATAGATCTTTGGGGTTCTGTATGACTTACCTTAAACAATGAAGATATAAGATGTCTCCAAGTTGGTATCACTG
This window of the Aquarana catesbeiana isolate 2022-GZ linkage group LG01, ASM4218655v1, whole genome shotgun sequence genome carries:
- the LOC141129157 gene encoding serine/threonine-protein kinase SBK1-like — encoded protein: MASNIHEVTKNTARHVIQLITKTSENLKMMEVSEHFDPIQELGSGSYGKVLLAKHRGSGQLVAVKLLSKQKVPMDNFLVEYGMSISLSGHPNIIRTHEVAFHTNRDYVFVQEVATAGTLHSLIQPNVGLNEETVKKCVPQIASALQYMHNRGMVHCDIKPDNILLMDFECNVIKVADFGLARLQGTEAPSLSGFIPYTAPEQCNLKPGEQLLLHPSIDIWAFGVMVYIAMTGYFPWLGAEVHDPMYREFAWWQVRKDLTLAPEKWMKFSLEARKMFWDLLALNASERCSAMDILIYFHVPWKTENYTRSTAIHMAYREHDVHSRATASAALCLLPDHETTSLSIGAEVEIS